A section of the Pontibacter deserti genome encodes:
- a CDS encoding formimidoylglutamase, with product MNLSIFFEPLNEDVFAALSKPRTLGAYISRFVSKFPDWRSADIALIGINETRGAGNDENTEPALAPARIVRKKLYALNKGAGSCNVADLGNLRPGITLDDTYLRLKEIVEVLISHGTIPVIIGGSHDLEYGQFMGYEHLERVVNMVTVDSSVDMTEDTAATPNKKQLRSILMHEPNYLFSLGQIGYQSYLVEPEVMATLEKMHFEAYRVGEVHRNVQEMEPVVRLADLLTIDVAAIRHQDAPGYEPANPFGLTGEEACQLCWYAGLNDNLTSLGIYEYNPALDDREITAMTVATMIWYFIEGYYHRKNEITFTSNQFTKYAVAFNDNPDRMVFYKSKQTEKWWLEVESLSDGKTPHIVPCSYEDYLQATKGEVPNRWILTQARIG from the coding sequence ATGAACCTGTCGATCTTTTTTGAGCCGCTTAACGAAGATGTGTTTGCTGCACTTAGCAAGCCACGCACATTAGGTGCTTATATAAGCCGGTTTGTAAGCAAATTTCCGGATTGGCGATCAGCCGACATAGCTCTGATAGGTATAAATGAAACACGTGGGGCGGGCAACGACGAAAACACAGAACCGGCTTTGGCTCCTGCCCGTATTGTCCGCAAGAAGTTATATGCCTTAAATAAAGGCGCCGGCAGCTGCAATGTAGCAGACTTAGGCAACTTGCGTCCCGGCATTACTTTAGATGATACTTACCTTCGCCTGAAAGAGATTGTAGAAGTACTGATTTCTCATGGCACTATACCTGTAATTATTGGTGGCTCACACGACCTGGAATATGGCCAGTTTATGGGATATGAGCACCTGGAGCGTGTGGTAAACATGGTTACTGTGGATAGCAGCGTGGACATGACAGAGGACACAGCCGCTACTCCTAACAAAAAGCAGCTGCGAAGCATTCTGATGCACGAACCTAACTACCTGTTTAGCCTGGGTCAGATCGGGTACCAGTCGTACCTGGTGGAGCCGGAGGTGATGGCCACGCTCGAGAAGATGCATTTTGAAGCATACCGTGTTGGCGAAGTACACCGCAATGTGCAGGAAATGGAGCCTGTGGTTCGGTTGGCAGACCTGCTAACTATAGATGTTGCTGCTATCCGCCATCAGGATGCACCGGGTTATGAGCCGGCTAACCCTTTTGGACTAACGGGCGAAGAAGCTTGCCAGCTTTGCTGGTACGCCGGCCTTAACGATAACCTTACTTCGTTGGGCATTTACGAATATAACCCTGCGCTTGATGATCGTGAAATTACGGCCATGACAGTAGCGACCATGATCTGGTATTTTATTGAAGGTTATTATCACCGTAAAAACGAGATTACCTTTACCAGTAATCAATTCACTAAGTATGCTGTAGCTTTTAATGATAACCCTGATCGCATGGTTTTCTATAAAAGCAAGCAGACTGAGAAGTGGTGGCTGGAAGTAGAGTCGTTATCAGACGGGAAGACGCCGCACATTGTGCCGTGCAGCTACGAAGACTACCTGCAAGCCACCAAAGGAGAAGTACCAAATCGCTGGATACTGACGCAGGCCCGCATTGGTTAA
- a CDS encoding thiolase family protein — protein MNNAYIVAGFRSAVGKAGRGGFRFTRPDDLAADVIKHLMASVPALDPERVDDLIVGNAVPEAEQGLQIGRMISLLSLPLSVSGMTVNRYCGSGLETIAIAANRISAGMADCIIAGGTESMSLVPTAGWKTVPNYKIAKSNPDWYLSMGLTAEAVANDYNVTREDQDEFAYHSHQKAINAIKSGFFKDQIVPITVEETYLDESGKKKTRSYVVDTDEGPRADTSMEALARLKPVFAAGGTVTAGNSSQTSDGAAFVIVMSERMVKELNLEPIARLISYASGGVDPRIMGMGPIAAVPKALKQAGMTLNDIDLIEMNEAFAAQSIAVMRHLDFDPSKLNVSGGAIALGHPLGCSGAKLSIQQFHELRRLGKKYGMVTACVGGGQGVAGIYELLK, from the coding sequence ATGAACAATGCATATATCGTAGCCGGATTTCGTAGTGCCGTGGGTAAAGCGGGCCGCGGCGGATTTCGGTTCACCAGACCTGATGACCTGGCCGCTGATGTCATCAAACACCTTATGGCCTCTGTGCCAGCCTTGGACCCGGAGCGCGTAGACGACCTTATAGTTGGTAACGCTGTGCCGGAAGCAGAGCAGGGGCTCCAGATCGGTCGTATGATCTCTCTGCTTTCCTTACCGCTCTCTGTGAGTGGTATGACAGTAAACCGTTATTGCGGATCTGGCCTGGAAACTATAGCCATTGCAGCTAATCGTATTTCGGCAGGTATGGCCGACTGTATCATAGCTGGTGGTACCGAGTCGATGTCGCTGGTGCCAACAGCTGGCTGGAAGACAGTACCAAACTATAAAATTGCCAAAAGTAACCCAGACTGGTACCTGAGCATGGGCTTAACTGCCGAAGCGGTTGCAAACGATTACAACGTTACCCGCGAAGACCAGGATGAGTTTGCTTACCATTCACACCAGAAAGCGATCAATGCTATCAAGAGCGGCTTCTTTAAAGATCAGATCGTGCCGATAACAGTTGAAGAGACTTACCTGGACGAGAGTGGCAAAAAGAAGACCCGCAGCTATGTAGTAGATACCGACGAAGGTCCTCGCGCTGATACCTCTATGGAAGCATTGGCTCGCCTGAAGCCGGTGTTTGCAGCAGGTGGTACTGTAACGGCTGGTAACTCTTCTCAAACTTCGGATGGCGCTGCCTTCGTTATAGTTATGAGCGAGCGCATGGTAAAAGAGCTGAACCTGGAGCCGATCGCCCGTCTGATCAGCTACGCATCTGGTGGTGTCGATCCGCGCATTATGGGTATGGGACCAATCGCAGCGGTGCCTAAAGCGCTGAAGCAGGCAGGAATGACCCTGAATGACATTGATCTGATCGAAATGAATGAAGCCTTTGCTGCGCAATCTATTGCTGTAATGCGCCACCTCGATTTTGATCCTTCTAAGCTGAATGTAAGTGGTGGGGCTATTGCACTTGGTCACCCGCTGGGTTGCTCTGGTGCCAAGTTAAGTATACAGCAGTTCCACGAGCTTCGCCGCTTAGGTAAAAAGTATGGCATGGTAACAGCCTGCGTAGGCGGTGGCCAGGGTGTGGCTGGGATATATGAGCTTTTGAAATAG
- a CDS encoding cytochrome b5 domain-containing protein yields the protein MDLPEYTLQQLASRNGQDRDEVWVAYKGVIYDVRKSRLWRTGNHYEHWAGQDLTEELKDAPHTDYVFDKFEVIGVVKNSVYLKK from the coding sequence ATGGATTTACCAGAGTATACGTTACAACAGCTGGCCTCCCGCAACGGACAAGACAGAGATGAAGTATGGGTAGCTTACAAAGGAGTGATCTATGATGTGAGGAAATCCAGGTTATGGCGCACAGGCAACCATTATGAGCACTGGGCCGGGCAAGACCTGACAGAAGAATTGAAAGATGCCCCACATACAGATTATGTTTTTGATAAATTTGAAGTGATCGGAGTGGTAAAGAATTCAGTATACCTTAAAAAATAG
- the murQ gene encoding N-acetylmuramic acid 6-phosphate etherase encodes MSTTESASHYNSLENMPVRQLLESINNEDKTVPLAVEKAIPQLEQLVNATVERLQQGGRLFYIGAGTSGRLGVVDASECPPTYGVPHGMVIGLIAGGDAAIRKAVEFAEDDEEQAWKDLQEHNITNKDIVVGIAASGRTPYVIRGLKTCREHGIATGCIVCNAGSAVAAAADYPVEVITGPEFVTGSTRMKAGTAQKLVLNMLTTSTMIRLGRVKGNKMVDMQLSNLKLVDRGTRMIMEELQLARPEAAALLQKYGSVRAAINAYRNGETASEN; translated from the coding sequence GTGTCTACTACCGAATCTGCGTCTCATTATAATAGCCTGGAGAATATGCCTGTGCGGCAACTGCTGGAGAGTATCAATAATGAAGATAAGACTGTACCGCTGGCCGTAGAAAAAGCTATTCCGCAACTGGAGCAACTGGTTAATGCTACCGTAGAACGCTTACAACAAGGTGGCAGGCTTTTTTACATTGGTGCCGGCACCAGCGGCCGCCTGGGCGTAGTAGATGCTTCGGAGTGCCCGCCAACGTATGGAGTGCCACATGGCATGGTAATAGGCTTGATAGCAGGAGGTGATGCCGCAATACGCAAGGCAGTTGAGTTTGCTGAAGACGATGAAGAGCAAGCCTGGAAAGATCTGCAGGAGCATAATATCACCAATAAAGATATAGTGGTAGGTATAGCTGCATCGGGCCGGACGCCTTATGTAATTAGAGGGCTGAAAACCTGCCGTGAACATGGCATTGCAACCGGATGCATAGTTTGTAACGCAGGTAGCGCCGTAGCTGCTGCTGCCGATTACCCTGTAGAGGTTATAACCGGACCTGAATTTGTAACCGGCAGCACCCGCATGAAAGCTGGCACTGCCCAAAAACTGGTTCTGAACATGCTTACCACTTCTACTATGATCCGGTTGGGTCGGGTAAAAGGCAATAAAATGGTAGATATGCAGCTCTCTAACCTAAAGTTAGTAGACCGCGGCACACGCATGATAATGGAAGAACTGCAATTAGCAAGACCTGAAGCCGCTGCCCTGCTACAAAAGTATGGCAGCGTGCGGGCTGCTATAAATGCATACAGGAACGGCGAAACAGCATCAGAAAACTAA
- a CDS encoding AMP-dependent synthetase/ligase codes for MSITRTIDLLSHQLNNYPKSDCLAVKREGQWVKYSTQDVQNMSNLVSLGLLKLGIGKNDKVAIISFNRPEWVFADFGIQQLGAISVPMYPTITVEDYRYIFNDAEVKVIFVADSELYNKVVAATDGMDSVKEIYTFDEVHGAKHWSEVVELGKQMENPDQLNALRDAVSPEDTLTIIYTSGTTGNPKGVMLTHSNLVSNVQGTVPYVPVNNMHRALSFLPLCHIFERMLLYLYMRVGTSIYYAESIEKVADNLKEVQPHVFTTVPRLLEKVYDKIVAKGMELTGVKRRLFFWALELGLKYDPQVNHGWWYNQQLALANKLIFSKWREALGGNVIAIVSGGAALQPRLARVFWSANIRVMEGYGLTETSPVITVNRFEPENNMIGTVGMPIDGVEVKIAEADGEILTRGPHVMKGYYNKPELTAEVIDSEGWFHTGDIGEMIQGKYLKITDRKKEMFKTSGGKYVAPQPIENKLKESVVIEQVMIVGEGQKYAAALIVPSFLGLQDYCQHKGIPYTSDVEMITKPEILDKFKREIDKANEGLAQYETVKKFTLIPNMWTVESGELTPTLKVKRKNISSNYKKEIESMF; via the coding sequence ATGAGCATTACCCGCACCATCGATCTTTTGTCGCATCAGTTAAACAACTATCCTAAATCTGATTGCCTTGCAGTAAAAAGAGAAGGACAGTGGGTGAAGTATAGCACCCAGGATGTGCAGAACATGTCTAACCTGGTAAGCCTTGGCCTTTTAAAGCTGGGCATTGGTAAGAACGATAAAGTCGCCATTATTTCCTTTAACCGACCGGAGTGGGTATTCGCTGATTTTGGTATCCAGCAGCTTGGTGCTATCAGTGTACCGATGTACCCAACCATTACCGTAGAAGATTACCGCTACATTTTTAACGATGCAGAAGTAAAGGTAATTTTTGTGGCTGACAGCGAGCTTTACAACAAAGTAGTAGCTGCTACCGATGGCATGGATAGTGTAAAAGAGATTTATACTTTTGACGAAGTACATGGTGCCAAGCATTGGTCTGAAGTAGTGGAACTGGGTAAGCAGATGGAAAACCCGGATCAGCTTAATGCTTTGCGCGATGCAGTTTCGCCGGAAGATACCCTGACTATTATTTATACTTCTGGTACTACGGGCAACCCGAAAGGTGTAATGCTGACACACAGCAACCTGGTGAGCAATGTGCAGGGGACCGTGCCGTATGTACCGGTAAACAATATGCACCGTGCACTTAGCTTTTTACCGCTCTGCCATATTTTTGAGCGCATGCTGCTATACTTATACATGCGGGTGGGTACCTCAATTTACTATGCCGAAAGTATAGAAAAGGTAGCTGACAACCTGAAGGAAGTACAGCCACACGTATTTACTACAGTGCCACGCCTGCTTGAGAAAGTATATGACAAGATCGTAGCGAAAGGCATGGAGCTGACAGGCGTTAAGCGCAGATTGTTCTTCTGGGCACTGGAGCTGGGGCTTAAATATGATCCGCAGGTTAACCATGGCTGGTGGTATAATCAGCAGCTGGCGTTGGCAAATAAACTTATTTTCAGCAAATGGCGCGAAGCACTGGGTGGTAATGTAATAGCTATCGTTTCGGGTGGGGCGGCTTTACAGCCTCGCCTGGCACGTGTGTTCTGGTCAGCTAACATTCGGGTAATGGAAGGTTACGGTCTTACTGAAACATCGCCGGTAATTACTGTTAACCGCTTTGAGCCGGAGAATAACATGATCGGTACAGTGGGTATGCCAATTGATGGTGTGGAGGTGAAGATTGCAGAAGCTGATGGAGAGATATTAACCCGCGGACCACACGTAATGAAAGGCTACTATAACAAGCCAGAGCTTACAGCTGAAGTAATCGACAGCGAAGGCTGGTTCCATACAGGTGATATCGGTGAAATGATACAGGGAAAATACCTTAAGATCACTGACCGTAAAAAAGAGATGTTTAAAACATCTGGCGGTAAATACGTAGCACCACAGCCAATCGAGAATAAGTTAAAAGAATCAGTAGTAATTGAGCAGGTAATGATCGTGGGCGAAGGACAAAAGTATGCTGCCGCACTAATTGTTCCTTCTTTCCTGGGGCTGCAGGACTACTGCCAGCATAAAGGTATTCCTTATACTTCGGATGTGGAGATGATCACGAAGCCGGAGATTCTGGACAAGTTCAAGCGCGAAATAGACAAAGCTAACGAAGGCCTTGCTCAGTACGAAACAGTGAAGAAATTCACGCTGATCCCGAACATGTGGACCGTAGAAAGCGGAGAACTAACGCCAACCCTTAAAGTGAAGCGTAAAAATATCTCCAGCAACTATAAGAAAGAGATCGAAAGCATGTTTTAA
- the der gene encoding ribosome biogenesis GTPase Der → MSTNIIAIVGRPNVGKSTLFNRLVGRRQAIMDNESGVTRDRSYGHGEWCGKFFTVIDTGGYVHGSDDIFEGEINKQVELAIKEADVILFMVDVDAGLTGLDEEFANVLRRTDKPIYLVANKADTNARAHQVGEFYALGIADEIYAISSQSGSGTGDLLDEVVKHFKDEGVEDPTAGIPKIAVLGRPNVGKSSFVNLLLGVERNIVTDIAGTTRDAIHSHYNAFGKEFIIVDTAGLRRKSKVSEDIEFYSVMRSVRALEDADVCIVMLDATRGIEAQDVNIITLAEKNRKGIVILVNKWDLVEKDTNSTKEFEEEILDKIAPIKYVPVIFTSVLTKQRIHKAIEVAMEVYENKTQKIATSKLNDALLPDIERYPPPAIKGKFIKIKYVTQLPTHNPTFAFFCNLPQYIKEPYTRYLENRIREHFGFKGVPIKVLFKKK, encoded by the coding sequence ATGTCAACAAACATTATTGCCATTGTAGGCCGCCCAAACGTGGGTAAGTCTACACTTTTTAACCGCCTTGTTGGCCGCCGCCAGGCTATCATGGACAACGAAAGCGGTGTAACCCGCGACAGAAGCTACGGACACGGTGAGTGGTGCGGTAAGTTCTTCACAGTAATAGATACAGGTGGTTACGTACACGGCTCCGACGATATTTTCGAGGGTGAAATTAACAAACAGGTAGAGCTGGCCATTAAAGAAGCCGATGTTATCCTGTTTATGGTTGATGTGGATGCAGGCCTTACCGGTTTGGATGAAGAATTTGCCAACGTATTGCGCCGCACAGATAAACCAATTTACCTTGTTGCTAACAAAGCCGATACAAATGCACGTGCACATCAGGTAGGCGAGTTCTATGCATTAGGTATAGCCGATGAGATTTATGCGATTTCATCACAGAGCGGTTCCGGTACCGGCGACCTTCTGGATGAAGTAGTAAAACATTTTAAAGACGAAGGTGTAGAAGATCCGACTGCCGGTATTCCTAAAATTGCTGTACTTGGCCGACCAAACGTTGGTAAATCATCTTTTGTGAACCTTCTGCTGGGCGTAGAGCGAAACATAGTTACTGACATTGCAGGTACCACCCGCGATGCGATACACTCACACTACAATGCGTTTGGTAAAGAGTTTATTATAGTTGATACTGCTGGTCTGCGTCGCAAGAGCAAGGTAAGCGAAGACATCGAGTTTTATTCAGTGATGCGCTCTGTGCGTGCCCTGGAAGATGCTGACGTTTGTATTGTAATGCTGGATGCAACCCGTGGTATTGAAGCGCAGGACGTAAATATTATTACCCTTGCCGAAAAGAACCGCAAAGGCATTGTTATACTTGTAAACAAGTGGGACCTTGTTGAGAAAGATACTAATTCAACTAAAGAGTTTGAAGAGGAAATTCTGGATAAGATCGCGCCAATTAAGTATGTGCCGGTAATCTTCACTTCGGTGCTTACCAAGCAGCGTATACACAAAGCCATAGAAGTGGCTATGGAAGTATATGAGAACAAGACACAGAAAATTGCTACGTCTAAACTGAATGATGCTCTGTTACCGGATATAGAGCGTTACCCGCCACCAGCTATCAAGGGTAAATTCATTAAGATAAAGTATGTAACGCAACTGCCAACGCATAACCCAACATTTGCATTCTTCTGTAATTTGCCGCAATACATTAAGGAGCCCTATACACGTTACCTTGAGAACCGTATAAGAGAGCACTTCGGATTTAAAGGTGTACCAATTAAGGTATTGTTTAAAAAGAAATAA
- a CDS encoding MarR family winged helix-turn-helix transcriptional regulator, whose product MKPEETVDYNVKVCWHAISRMYNTEAAKNDITTSIGFVLLNIDQEAGTPATKIAPLLGLEARSLTRILKSMEEKKLIFKVSDPSDKRLVRIFLTKKGLEKKEISRRTVKQFNAKVREQIPQEELDAFFKVCGRIQGMIENKEIF is encoded by the coding sequence ATGAAGCCAGAAGAAACAGTAGACTATAATGTAAAAGTGTGTTGGCATGCTATATCGCGCATGTATAATACCGAGGCCGCTAAAAACGACATTACAACATCTATAGGGTTTGTGCTGTTAAACATAGACCAGGAGGCCGGTACACCTGCCACTAAAATTGCTCCTTTGCTGGGCCTGGAGGCCCGCAGCCTTACCCGCATCCTGAAAAGTATGGAAGAGAAGAAACTAATCTTTAAAGTTTCAGACCCAAGCGATAAACGCCTGGTGCGCATCTTCCTGACCAAAAAAGGCTTGGAGAAGAAAGAAATATCGCGGCGCACGGTAAAGCAGTTTAATGCCAAAGTGCGCGAACAGATTCCGCAGGAAGAACTGGATGCATTCTTTAAAGTGTGTGGCCGCATACAAGGCATGATCGAGAACAAAGAGATTTTTTAA
- a CDS encoding 3-hydroxyacyl-CoA dehydrogenase/enoyl-CoA hydratase family protein, with product MKRIIKKVAVLGSGVMGSRIACHFANIGVQVLLLDIVPKELTPDEEKKGLTLENKAVRNRIVNSSLQAALASNPSPIYRKADARLIQTGNFEDNMKDIATADWTIEVVVENLKIKKIVYDQVEQFRKPGTLISSNTSGIPIHMMLDGRSDDFRKHFCGTHFFNPPRYLKLLEIIPTPETDPAIVDFLMHYGDLYLGKTTVLAKDTPAFIANRVGIYAIMQGLQVMNKLGLNVDEVDRISGPIIGRPKSATFRTLDVVGLDTLANVANGLYQTGENDESRELFQLPGYLQKMVENKWLGDKTGQGFYKKTKDAKGKTEILTLDLNTLEYGPKQRAKFQSLEVLKPIEDLKKRVKAFSQQSDKAAQFFNESLYGLFQYVSNRIPEISDELYRIDDAMRAGFGWELGPFEYWDAIGAREGVQRMTEAGYKPAAWVEEMLNSGKESFYIVENGQRRYYDINSKEYKAIPGAENFIILDNLRSSNVIWKNSGATITDLGDGILNVEFHTKMNTLGGDVVQGLMKGVELAEKDFRGMVVGNQGANFSAGANLGLVYMYALEQEYDEINFMIKQFQDAIMRMRYSAIPVVGAPHGLTLGGGCELNLHCDHVQAAAETYMGLVEFGVGLIPGGGGTKEMTLRAADMYTDGDIEYNDLKNVFLTIGMAKVSTSGKEAIDLGYMRKSDGITINSNRLIADAKAQAILLAEAGYTKPVQRTNVKVQGKGALGMFLTGANAMFSGRYISEHDKKISEKLAYVMCGGDLSAATEVSEQYLLDLEREAFLSLTGERKTLERIQSILTTGKPLRN from the coding sequence ATGAAGCGAATAATAAAGAAAGTAGCCGTACTTGGCTCGGGTGTGATGGGCTCGCGCATTGCCTGCCATTTCGCCAACATCGGGGTGCAGGTGCTGCTGCTGGATATCGTACCAAAAGAGCTGACGCCCGACGAAGAGAAAAAAGGCCTGACCCTGGAAAACAAAGCCGTGCGCAACCGCATTGTGAATAGCTCGCTGCAGGCAGCTCTTGCTTCTAATCCTTCGCCGATCTACCGCAAAGCTGATGCCCGCCTGATCCAGACAGGTAACTTTGAAGATAACATGAAGGATATCGCTACTGCCGACTGGACCATAGAGGTGGTGGTAGAGAACCTGAAGATAAAGAAGATCGTGTACGACCAGGTGGAGCAGTTCCGTAAGCCGGGTACATTGATCTCTTCCAACACATCGGGTATCCCAATCCATATGATGCTGGACGGCCGCTCTGATGATTTCAGAAAACACTTCTGCGGTACGCACTTCTTCAACCCGCCACGCTACTTAAAGCTTCTGGAGATCATCCCAACGCCTGAAACCGATCCGGCTATAGTTGATTTCCTGATGCACTACGGCGATCTATACTTAGGTAAGACAACTGTACTTGCTAAAGATACCCCAGCCTTTATTGCTAACCGTGTAGGTATCTATGCCATTATGCAAGGCCTGCAGGTAATGAACAAACTGGGCCTGAACGTAGACGAAGTAGACAGAATCTCTGGCCCGATCATCGGTCGTCCGAAGTCGGCTACTTTCCGCACACTGGATGTGGTTGGTTTGGATACTTTGGCAAACGTAGCAAACGGTTTATACCAGACTGGCGAGAATGATGAGTCGCGTGAGTTGTTCCAGTTGCCGGGCTACCTGCAGAAAATGGTTGAGAACAAATGGCTAGGCGATAAGACTGGCCAAGGCTTCTATAAAAAGACAAAAGACGCAAAAGGCAAAACAGAGATCCTGACGCTGGACCTGAACACGCTGGAGTATGGGCCGAAGCAGCGCGCCAAGTTCCAGAGCCTGGAAGTGCTGAAGCCGATTGAAGACCTTAAGAAGCGTGTTAAAGCTTTCTCTCAGCAATCTGATAAAGCAGCACAGTTCTTTAATGAGTCGCTTTACGGCTTGTTCCAGTATGTGAGCAACCGCATACCTGAGATATCTGACGAACTATACAGAATAGACGATGCCATGCGTGCCGGCTTTGGCTGGGAGCTTGGTCCGTTTGAGTACTGGGATGCCATTGGTGCCCGCGAAGGTGTGCAGCGCATGACCGAAGCTGGTTACAAGCCTGCAGCCTGGGTAGAAGAAATGCTGAATAGCGGCAAAGAGTCTTTCTACATAGTAGAGAATGGTCAGCGCCGCTACTACGACATCAACAGCAAAGAATACAAAGCCATACCTGGCGCTGAGAACTTCATTATACTTGATAACCTGCGAAGCAGCAATGTGATCTGGAAGAACAGCGGCGCAACTATAACTGACTTAGGTGATGGCATCCTGAACGTGGAATTCCACACGAAGATGAACACACTGGGAGGTGATGTGGTGCAGGGCCTGATGAAAGGAGTGGAACTGGCAGAGAAAGATTTCAGAGGCATGGTGGTTGGTAACCAGGGAGCTAACTTCTCAGCGGGTGCTAACCTGGGGCTGGTGTACATGTATGCGCTGGAGCAGGAGTACGACGAGATCAACTTCATGATCAAGCAGTTTCAGGATGCGATTATGCGCATGCGCTACTCGGCTATACCTGTAGTAGGTGCACCACATGGCCTAACACTGGGTGGTGGCTGCGAACTTAACCTGCACTGCGACCACGTACAGGCTGCCGCTGAGACCTATATGGGCCTGGTGGAGTTTGGGGTTGGTCTGATACCAGGCGGTGGTGGTACCAAAGAAATGACGCTTCGCGCTGCCGATATGTATACGGATGGCGACATAGAATACAATGACCTGAAGAACGTGTTCCTGACGATTGGTATGGCCAAAGTATCTACCTCAGGTAAAGAAGCAATAGACTTGGGTTACATGCGCAAATCTGACGGCATAACTATAAACAGCAACCGTTTGATAGCTGATGCCAAAGCGCAGGCTATACTTCTGGCTGAGGCTGGTTATACCAAACCGGTGCAGCGCACCAATGTAAAAGTACAGGGCAAAGGCGCGTTGGGTATGTTCCTGACAGGTGCTAATGCCATGTTCTCGGGTCGCTATATTTCCGAGCATGATAAAAAGATATCGGAGAAACTGGCTTACGTGATGTGCGGCGGCGACTTGTCTGCGGCTACAGAGGTGAGCGAGCAGTACCTGCTGGACCTGGAACGTGAAGCATTCCTGTCACTGACAGGGGAGCGCAAAACGCTGGAGCGTATCCAGAGCATCCTGACCACAGGCAAGCCGCTGAGAAACTAG